In Thalassoglobus sp. JC818, a single window of DNA contains:
- a CDS encoding (2Fe-2S)-binding protein, producing MSQIFESDSETASDAVVCRCLNVTHSTISDCVNLYGAESHQEVRSLCGAGDGCMGCRSRIKQLIAQYQSDRSEARS from the coding sequence ATGAGTCAAATCTTTGAATCTGATTCCGAAACTGCTTCAGATGCCGTCGTCTGTCGATGCCTGAATGTCACGCACTCCACGATTTCCGACTGCGTCAATCTATATGGAGCAGAGAGCCATCAGGAAGTCCGCAGCCTGTGCGGCGCTGGAGATGGTTGCATGGGATGTCGCTCAAGAATCAAGCAACTCATTGCCCAGTACCAAAGCGATCGCTCGGAAGCGCGTAGCTAA
- the bfr gene encoding bacterioferritin produces the protein MQGSQRVIDALNAGLTIELTAINQYFVQAKMCTNWGLNKLGAHHYQESIEEMQHAELLIDRILFFDGVPEIARYDVIRVGDNVKQQLENDLALEINASKTYNEGVQICLEEKDAASREIMEKIIVETEESIDWLEAQLDLIDKLGIENYMLSQMGESKE, from the coding sequence ATGCAGGGGAGTCAACGCGTCATTGACGCTCTCAACGCGGGACTGACAATCGAATTGACAGCGATTAACCAGTATTTCGTTCAGGCCAAAATGTGCACCAACTGGGGGCTGAACAAGCTGGGAGCTCACCACTATCAGGAATCGATCGAGGAGATGCAGCACGCAGAACTTCTGATCGACCGCATTCTCTTCTTTGACGGAGTGCCTGAAATCGCACGCTACGACGTGATCCGCGTCGGCGACAACGTCAAGCAGCAACTGGAAAACGATCTCGCTCTCGAAATCAATGCCAGCAAGACCTACAACGAGGGGGTTCAGATCTGCCTCGAGGAAAAGGATGCTGCCAGCCGCGAAATCATGGAAAAGATCATCGTCGAGACCGAAGAAAGCATCGACTGGCTGGAAGCCCAGCTTGATCTGATCGATAAGCTCGGCATTGAAAACTACATGCTGTCGCAAATGGGCGAATCAAAAGAGTGA